The Flavobacterium praedii genome window below encodes:
- a CDS encoding helix-turn-helix domain-containing protein has product MLYLYMEVSEQQILKNILEIRTKQRFTQNYLGELLGIDGATYSRIEKGGIALSYSKLAEIAKALNVSAIDIITYPKIYIDKDNTNIQERISVTFEISSDKREHLLKMVTGEK; this is encoded by the coding sequence ATGTTATATTTATATATGGAAGTTTCAGAACAGCAAATACTAAAAAACATACTGGAAATAAGGACTAAACAGCGTTTTACACAAAACTATTTAGGCGAACTTCTAGGTATAGACGGAGCAACTTATAGCCGAATAGAAAAAGGAGGTATTGCATTATCATACTCAAAACTTGCAGAAATTGCAAAGGCCTTGAATGTTTCCGCAATAGATATTATTACTTATCCTAAAATTTACATTGATAAAGACAATACCAATATTCAAGAAAGAATTTCGGTAACATTCGAAATATCATCGGATAAAAGAGAACATTTATTGAAAATGGTAACTGGAGAGAAATAA